A region of Vespula vulgaris chromosome 1, iyVesVulg1.1, whole genome shotgun sequence DNA encodes the following proteins:
- the LOC127066294 gene encoding charged multivesicular body protein 4b isoform X2, which yields MSFFTKVFGGKKEPVAPSTAEAIQKLRETEDMLIKKQDFLESKIELEIQTAKKNGTKNKRAAIQALKRKKRYEKQLQQIDGTLSTIEMQREALESANTNTAVLTTMKGAADSLKAAHQHMDVDQVHDMMDDIAEQQDVAREISDAISNPVAFGQDIDEEELEKELEELEQEQLDKELLGIESTDELPAVPATTVPAVPSVPARTRTKAKPEEDEDLKELEAWAS from the exons atgaGTTTCTTTACCAAAGTATTTGGTGGTAAAAAGGAGCCAGTTGCTCCTTCAACGGCCGAGGCAATTCAAAAATTACGTGAAACGGAGGATATGctaattaaaaaacaagacTTTCTTGAAAGTAAAATAGAACTTGAAATTCAaactgcaaaaaaaaatggaaccAAGAACAAGAGAG CGGCTATCCAAgctcttaaaagaaaaaaacgttatGAAAAGCAACTACAACAAATTGATGGTACTTTGTCGACGATTGAAATGCAAAGAGAAGCTCTAGAAAGTGCTAATACAAATACAGCAGTTCTTACTACTATGAAAGGGGCAGCAGATTCATTGAAAGCTGCTCATCAACACAT ggATGTTGACCAAGTTCATGATATGATGGATGATATTGCTGAACAACAAGATGTTGCTCGAGAAATTTCTGATGCAATATCTAATCCTGTAGCATTTGGTCAGGACATAGATGAAGAAGAACTTGAAAAAGAACTAGAAGAACTTGAACAGGAACAACTTGATAAAGAATTACTTGGTATCGAATCTACAGATGAGTTACCAGCAGTACCTGCTACGACTGTTCCAGCTGTTCCATCTGTTCCTGCAAGAACTCGTACAA AAGCTAAACCAGAGGAAGATgaagatttaaaagaattagaaGCATGGGCATCGTAA
- the LOC127066244 gene encoding pyruvate dehydrogenase phosphatase regulatory subunit, mitochondrial-like isoform X2, whose amino-acid sequence MGYDIGLKQCGSINLAQTKDRIIALKRRMAYNVPTGLHCEILDKDHLKQLHPYLHVNDLEGAIWVPEDAVADPNAICEILARLAKQGGAKYIENCRIEQVYTKNKAVQSVRTNQGIVICEYFINCAGMWARELGLRCNPPVRIPAYPAEHFYAITPPLSPELKINLPCVRDFDSYSYIREWQGGLLVGWFEAEAKPAFENGLVPSKNWTRHVKDDPIHWKPLWDKILHRIPILKSLKKPDIYNYPDNFTPDGRWILGESPEVKNYFVAVGMNGNSLQGAGGIGKEVAECLINGESTQELLPFNVQRFLDLHNNKQYLQQRIKEIVGRNYAILYPHQSEYKYARKLRCSPLYSVLEEHGAIFGVKMAYERPLYFDSNYRRGQKKPVMPLGSFYKPKFFDFMKEEFQACREGVGIIDMSSFSKIEIKSSRLEVVNYLQKLCSNNANIPIGGIVHTGMQNERGGYENDCMLVRQAENSYFMVSPTSQQTRIYQWMSRHLPYDHSVGLNDVTSKYTVINMVGPKSTELLSELSNSDINLSPFTYKTVNVAYASDVMVMAFTHTGESGYCLYIPSEYALHVYSTLMEIGKDYGVRDVGVLTQRFMRIERFIPFWAEELTPFVTPYEAGCGYSVKLDKEYFIGKFALQRQKEQGVTKRLVLFMLNELDTNKNIWAWGGEPIYRNGEFVGTITSAGYGFATEKLICLGFISLPGMKYLQNNTNVVTTDFIMEPTSHYEIDIAGCRFSAKPHIHPLPIPALNSKLNKKYIPTPVTSYQSDISR is encoded by the exons ATGGGATATGATATAGGATTGAAACAATGTGGGAGCATAAATTTAGCACAAACGAAAGATAGGATAATAGctttgaaaagaagaatggCATATAATGTTCCAACTGGTTTACATTGCGAG ATTTTAGATAAAGATCATTTGAAACAATTACATCCATATCTGCATGTAAATGATCTTGAAGGAGCCATTTGGGTACCAGAAGATGCTGTAGCAGATCCTAATGCTATTTGTGAAATTTTAGCAAGATTAGCCAAACAAGGAGGAgcaaaatatattgaaaattgcaGAATAGAACAAGTCTATACTAAAAATAAAGCTGTACAAAGTGTGCGAACTAATCAGGGCATAGTTATTtgtgaatatttcattaattgtgCAGGAATG TGGGCTCGTGAATTGGGTTTAAGATGTAATCCACCTGTAAGAATACCAGCATATCCTGCAGAACATTTCTATGCAATTACACCTCCTCTATCACcagaattgaaaataaatctacCATGCGTTCGAGATTTCGACTCATATTCGTATATAAGAGAATGGCAgg gTGGTCTattggttggttggtttgAAGCTGAAGCCAAGCCTGCATTTGAAAATGGATTAGTTCCATCTAAAAACTGGACACGACACGTAAAGGATGATCCTATTCATTGGAAACCTCTTTGGGATAAAATCTTACATAGAATTCCAATTCTGAAAAGTTTAAAGAAAccagatatatataattatccaGATAATTTTACTCCGGATGGTAGATGGATTTTAGGTGAAAGTCCTGAAGTGAAAAACTACTTTGTTGCTGTGGGAATGAATGGAAATTCGCTACAAG GAGCGGGAGGTATTGGAAAAGAAGTTGCCGAATGTTTAATAAACGGTGAATCTACCCAAGAACTCCTTCCATTTAATGTGCAAAGATTTTTAGATTtgcataataataaacaatatttacagcaaagaattaaagaaatagtTGGACGAAATTATGCTATTCTCTATCCTCATCAAAGTGAATACAAATATGCCCGTAAATTGCGTTGTTCGCCGTTGTATTCTGTTCTCGAGGAGCATGGGGCTATATTTGGTGTTAAAATGGCATATGAACGTCCACTTTATTTCGATTCAAACTATCGTC GAGGACAAAAGAAACCAGTTATGCCATTAGGAAGTTTTTATAAACCTAAATTTTTTGACTTTATGAAGGAAGAATTTCAAGCATGTCGAGAGGGTGTAGGAATAATAGATATGAGTTCATTttctaaaattgaaattaaa TCTAGTCGCTTGGAAGTAGTAAATTACCTACAAAAATTATGTTCCAATAATGCAAATATACCAATTGGTGGTATAGTGCATACAGGTATGCAAAATGAAAGAGGTGGCTATGAGAATGATTGTATGCTAGTTCGTCAAGCAGAAAATAGTTACTTTATGGTTTCACCAACTTCACAACAAACACGTATTTATCAATGGATGTCCAG GCATTTACCATACGATCATTCTGTTGGTCTTAATGATGTGACTTCAAAATATACAGTTATTAACATGGTAGGACCTAAATCTACTGAATTACTCTCTGAGCTTTCTAATTCAGACATTAATCTCTCTCCTTTCACTTACAAG ACAGTAAATGTCGCTTATGCCTCTGATGTAATGGTTATGGCATTTACACATACCGGTGAATCTggatattgtttatatataccttCCGAATACGCATTGCACGTATACTCAACGTTAATGGAAATTGGTAAAGATTATGGTGTGCGCGATGTTGGTGTGCTCACACAACGCTTCATGAGGATAGAacgttttattcctttttgGGCAGAAGAGTTGACACCATTCGTTACACCCTATGAAGCAGGATGTGGATACAGTGTTAAACTGGAT aaagaatatttcattgGAAAATTTGCATTACAACGTCAGAAAGAACAAGGTGTCACTAAGAGACTAGTATTGTTTATGCTCAACGAACTTgatactaataaaaatatatgggCATGGGGTGGAGAACCTATATATCGAAATGGTGAATTTGTTGGAACTATTACATCTGCAGg atatggGTTTGCTACAGAAAAACTTATATGTCTTGGTTTTATTAGTTTACCTGGTATGAAATATCTTCAAAACAACACGAATGTTGTTACTACGGATTTTATAATGGAACCAACATCACATTATGAAATAGATATTGCTGGGTGTAGATTTTCTGCAAAACCCCATATTCACCCTTTACCAATTCCTGCCTTAAACAGTAAactcaataaaaaatatattcctacTCCAGTTACATCTTATCAAAGCGATATATCACGATAA
- the LOC127066313 gene encoding dual specificity protein phosphatase 3 isoform X2, with protein MDNNSELQNDDFRKHLPGGETTERHLTETLHSVKTGFKPLPGFDPERDDLEYYRAQQEIDCDEVYPGIYIGDAATAKNKSYLKMLGITHLLNAAEGKTFGFVNTGKDYYVNTTIKYLGLSLADHPTVDISKYFHTAASFIDEAVSSNGKVFVHCMLGVSRSATCVLAYLMIKKNMLAVDAIRIVREKRDIHPNYGFRSQLAQLDNQLRRQRL; from the exons atggaTAATAACAGCGAACTGCAAAACGAT gATTTTAGGAAACATTTACCAGGTGGTGAAACCACAGAACGTCACCTAACAGAAACCTTGCATTCTGTAAAAACTGGTTTCAAACCACTGCCTGGTTTTGATCCAGAGCGGGATGATCTTGAGTATTATCGTGCACAACAAGAAATTGATTGTGATGAAGTATATCCTGGAATATATATAGGAGATGC TGCTacagcaaaaaataaaagttatctCAAGATGCTTGGTATAACACATTTACTTAATGCTGCAGAAGGGAAGACATTTGGATTTGTAAATACTGGTAAagattattatgtaaatacaacaataaaatatcttgGATTATCACTGGCTGATCATCCAACTGTTGACATAAGCAAGTATTTCCACACTGCAGCGTCTTTTATCGATGAAGCTGTTTCTAGTAATG GTAAAGTTTTTGTTCACTGTATGCTGGGAGTATCTCGTAGTGCAACGTGCGTCTTAGCATACTTgatgataaagaagaatatgtTGGCTGTTGACGCAATACGGATAGTCCGTGAAAAACGCGATATTCATCCAAATTATGGATTTCGCAGTCAATTAGCTCAACTGGATAATCAACTGCGTCGACaacgtttataa
- the LOC127066244 gene encoding pyruvate dehydrogenase phosphatase regulatory subunit, mitochondrial-like isoform X1 — MLSQLHKICIRILLLRKKDIRKNRKHYSYLTNKNEVYRYKKVICISKNANNCRNYLNYSSENVTLPSQSQIVIAGAGTVANSVAYHLVLNGWHDVLVLEQSRIGSGTSCFGSGILGLFQPISHRNLISYSIKLYQKLQEMGYDIGLKQCGSINLAQTKDRIIALKRRMAYNVPTGLHCEILDKDHLKQLHPYLHVNDLEGAIWVPEDAVADPNAICEILARLAKQGGAKYIENCRIEQVYTKNKAVQSVRTNQGIVICEYFINCAGMWARELGLRCNPPVRIPAYPAEHFYAITPPLSPELKINLPCVRDFDSYSYIREWQGGLLVGWFEAEAKPAFENGLVPSKNWTRHVKDDPIHWKPLWDKILHRIPILKSLKKPDIYNYPDNFTPDGRWILGESPEVKNYFVAVGMNGNSLQGAGGIGKEVAECLINGESTQELLPFNVQRFLDLHNNKQYLQQRIKEIVGRNYAILYPHQSEYKYARKLRCSPLYSVLEEHGAIFGVKMAYERPLYFDSNYRRGQKKPVMPLGSFYKPKFFDFMKEEFQACREGVGIIDMSSFSKIEIKSSRLEVVNYLQKLCSNNANIPIGGIVHTGMQNERGGYENDCMLVRQAENSYFMVSPTSQQTRIYQWMSRHLPYDHSVGLNDVTSKYTVINMVGPKSTELLSELSNSDINLSPFTYKTVNVAYASDVMVMAFTHTGESGYCLYIPSEYALHVYSTLMEIGKDYGVRDVGVLTQRFMRIERFIPFWAEELTPFVTPYEAGCGYSVKLDKEYFIGKFALQRQKEQGVTKRLVLFMLNELDTNKNIWAWGGEPIYRNGEFVGTITSAGYGFATEKLICLGFISLPGMKYLQNNTNVVTTDFIMEPTSHYEIDIAGCRFSAKPHIHPLPIPALNSKLNKKYIPTPVTSYQSDISR; from the exons ATGTTAAGTCAGCttcataaaatatgtattcgCATATTGTtactaagaaagaaagatataagaaagaatagaaaacatTACTCATACTTAACCAATAAAAATGAAgtctatagatataaaaaagttatttgcATTAGCAAGAATGCTAATAATTGTAGAAATTACTTAAATTACTCAAGTGAAAATGTTACTTTGCCATCTCAATCACAGATTGTCATTGCAGGTGCAGGAACAGTTGCTAATTCTGTCGCCTATCACCTTGTCCTTAACGGATGGCATGATGTTCTTGTATTGGAACAAAGCAG GATCGGTAGTGGGACATCATGTTTTGGATCTGGAATTCTTGGTTTATTCCAACCAATCTCTCACAGGAATTTGATTTCTTAtagtattaaattatatcaaaaattgcAAGAAATGGGATATGATATAGGATTGAAACAATGTGGGAGCATAAATTTAGCACAAACGAAAGATAGGATAATAGctttgaaaagaagaatggCATATAATGTTCCAACTGGTTTACATTGCGAG ATTTTAGATAAAGATCATTTGAAACAATTACATCCATATCTGCATGTAAATGATCTTGAAGGAGCCATTTGGGTACCAGAAGATGCTGTAGCAGATCCTAATGCTATTTGTGAAATTTTAGCAAGATTAGCCAAACAAGGAGGAgcaaaatatattgaaaattgcaGAATAGAACAAGTCTATACTAAAAATAAAGCTGTACAAAGTGTGCGAACTAATCAGGGCATAGTTATTtgtgaatatttcattaattgtgCAGGAATG TGGGCTCGTGAATTGGGTTTAAGATGTAATCCACCTGTAAGAATACCAGCATATCCTGCAGAACATTTCTATGCAATTACACCTCCTCTATCACcagaattgaaaataaatctacCATGCGTTCGAGATTTCGACTCATATTCGTATATAAGAGAATGGCAgg gTGGTCTattggttggttggtttgAAGCTGAAGCCAAGCCTGCATTTGAAAATGGATTAGTTCCATCTAAAAACTGGACACGACACGTAAAGGATGATCCTATTCATTGGAAACCTCTTTGGGATAAAATCTTACATAGAATTCCAATTCTGAAAAGTTTAAAGAAAccagatatatataattatccaGATAATTTTACTCCGGATGGTAGATGGATTTTAGGTGAAAGTCCTGAAGTGAAAAACTACTTTGTTGCTGTGGGAATGAATGGAAATTCGCTACAAG GAGCGGGAGGTATTGGAAAAGAAGTTGCCGAATGTTTAATAAACGGTGAATCTACCCAAGAACTCCTTCCATTTAATGTGCAAAGATTTTTAGATTtgcataataataaacaatatttacagcaaagaattaaagaaatagtTGGACGAAATTATGCTATTCTCTATCCTCATCAAAGTGAATACAAATATGCCCGTAAATTGCGTTGTTCGCCGTTGTATTCTGTTCTCGAGGAGCATGGGGCTATATTTGGTGTTAAAATGGCATATGAACGTCCACTTTATTTCGATTCAAACTATCGTC GAGGACAAAAGAAACCAGTTATGCCATTAGGAAGTTTTTATAAACCTAAATTTTTTGACTTTATGAAGGAAGAATTTCAAGCATGTCGAGAGGGTGTAGGAATAATAGATATGAGTTCATTttctaaaattgaaattaaa TCTAGTCGCTTGGAAGTAGTAAATTACCTACAAAAATTATGTTCCAATAATGCAAATATACCAATTGGTGGTATAGTGCATACAGGTATGCAAAATGAAAGAGGTGGCTATGAGAATGATTGTATGCTAGTTCGTCAAGCAGAAAATAGTTACTTTATGGTTTCACCAACTTCACAACAAACACGTATTTATCAATGGATGTCCAG GCATTTACCATACGATCATTCTGTTGGTCTTAATGATGTGACTTCAAAATATACAGTTATTAACATGGTAGGACCTAAATCTACTGAATTACTCTCTGAGCTTTCTAATTCAGACATTAATCTCTCTCCTTTCACTTACAAG ACAGTAAATGTCGCTTATGCCTCTGATGTAATGGTTATGGCATTTACACATACCGGTGAATCTggatattgtttatatataccttCCGAATACGCATTGCACGTATACTCAACGTTAATGGAAATTGGTAAAGATTATGGTGTGCGCGATGTTGGTGTGCTCACACAACGCTTCATGAGGATAGAacgttttattcctttttgGGCAGAAGAGTTGACACCATTCGTTACACCCTATGAAGCAGGATGTGGATACAGTGTTAAACTGGAT aaagaatatttcattgGAAAATTTGCATTACAACGTCAGAAAGAACAAGGTGTCACTAAGAGACTAGTATTGTTTATGCTCAACGAACTTgatactaataaaaatatatgggCATGGGGTGGAGAACCTATATATCGAAATGGTGAATTTGTTGGAACTATTACATCTGCAGg atatggGTTTGCTACAGAAAAACTTATATGTCTTGGTTTTATTAGTTTACCTGGTATGAAATATCTTCAAAACAACACGAATGTTGTTACTACGGATTTTATAATGGAACCAACATCACATTATGAAATAGATATTGCTGGGTGTAGATTTTCTGCAAAACCCCATATTCACCCTTTACCAATTCCTGCCTTAAACAGTAAactcaataaaaaatatattcctacTCCAGTTACATCTTATCAAAGCGATATATCACGATAA
- the LOC127066313 gene encoding dual specificity protein phosphatase 3 isoform X1 — protein MRLSWRDADRDFRKHLPGGETTERHLTETLHSVKTGFKPLPGFDPERDDLEYYRAQQEIDCDEVYPGIYIGDAATAKNKSYLKMLGITHLLNAAEGKTFGFVNTGKDYYVNTTIKYLGLSLADHPTVDISKYFHTAASFIDEAVSSNGKVFVHCMLGVSRSATCVLAYLMIKKNMLAVDAIRIVREKRDIHPNYGFRSQLAQLDNQLRRQRL, from the exons ATGAGACTCTCGTGGCGCGATGCAGATAGG gATTTTAGGAAACATTTACCAGGTGGTGAAACCACAGAACGTCACCTAACAGAAACCTTGCATTCTGTAAAAACTGGTTTCAAACCACTGCCTGGTTTTGATCCAGAGCGGGATGATCTTGAGTATTATCGTGCACAACAAGAAATTGATTGTGATGAAGTATATCCTGGAATATATATAGGAGATGC TGCTacagcaaaaaataaaagttatctCAAGATGCTTGGTATAACACATTTACTTAATGCTGCAGAAGGGAAGACATTTGGATTTGTAAATACTGGTAAagattattatgtaaatacaacaataaaatatcttgGATTATCACTGGCTGATCATCCAACTGTTGACATAAGCAAGTATTTCCACACTGCAGCGTCTTTTATCGATGAAGCTGTTTCTAGTAATG GTAAAGTTTTTGTTCACTGTATGCTGGGAGTATCTCGTAGTGCAACGTGCGTCTTAGCATACTTgatgataaagaagaatatgtTGGCTGTTGACGCAATACGGATAGTCCGTGAAAAACGCGATATTCATCCAAATTATGGATTTCGCAGTCAATTAGCTCAACTGGATAATCAACTGCGTCGACaacgtttataa
- the LOC127066345 gene encoding DNA repair protein RecN-like produces MWTVILTFFISKTSWIFLFVVLYIATFIVILNNDDKERLKKRILDEGKNAEIITFNKNQENMDIKLQTLTERLTEKERMLKQSQYKIKSVEKALNDIENKTSTCRSRYKSLMSDLKLDVHKTEEEVKSLQSQVSNLSLRREELKKEVVKQQEEYEKMLIQFTKDLENKGTGCGTLILKLFWIYYYYFFFFHIVSGCEKSRFSLYKASVGFRLRSM; encoded by the exons ATGTGGACGGTTATTTTAACATTCTTTATATCAAAGACATCATGGATTTTCCTGTTTGTTGTATTGTATATCGCCACTTTTATTGTAATCTTA aATAATGATGACAAGGAGAGACTAAAGAAACGT attttggacgaaggaaaaaatgcCGAGATTATTACGTTCaataaa AATCAAGAAAATATGGACATAAAACTACAAACACTTACGGAAAGACTTACAGAAAAGGAGCGTATG CTAAAACAGTCgcagtataaaataaaaagtgtagAAAAAGCATTGaatgatatagaaaataaaacttcGACTTGTCGAAGTCGTTACAAATCTTTAATGAGCGATCTGAAATTAGATGTCCATAAAACTGAAGAAGAG GTGAAATCTTTACAAAGCCAGGTTTCAAATTTGTCTCTTCGACGAGAAGAATTAAAGAAGGAGGTTGTAAAG CAACAAGAGGAATATGAAAAGATGCTTATCCAGTTTACCAAAGATCTAGAAAACAAAGGAACAGGATGCGGTACGttgatattgaaattattttggatttattattattatttttttttctttcatatagtTTCCGGGTGTGAGAAATCCAGATTTTCTCTTTACAAAGCTTCTGTTGGTTTTCGATTACGGTCTATGTAG
- the LOC127066343 gene encoding uncharacterized protein LOC127066343 yields the protein MKAVTHTCTPGSFLDFPEGESIEDIAESVDELREKLANMKKLMEERKGTTLGEISARKRKEASDIIDGNFLSWIFGSALVIILSVSFYAFYNLYHAVLKKFPSHHTEL from the exons atGAAAGCCGTAACGCATACTTGTACGCCAGGAAGCT TTCTAGATTTTCCGGAAGGTGAATCGATTGAAGATATCGCCGAATCCGTAGATGAATTGCGAGAAAAATTAGCGAATATGAAGAAATTGATGGAAGAACGTAAGGGAACGACTCTAGGCGAGATCAGTGCacgtaaaaggaaagaagctTCGGACATAATAGatggaaattttctttcttggatTTTTGGCTCTGCTCTCGTTATTATATTAAGCGTTAGCTTTTACgctttttataatctttatcaCGCAGTACTCAAAAAATTCCCTTCGCATCATACTGAGTTGTAA
- the LOC127066294 gene encoding charged multivesicular body protein 4b isoform X1 translates to MSFFTKVFGGKKEPVAPSTAEAIQKLRETEDMLIKKQDFLESKIELEIQTAKKNGTKNKRAAIQALKRKKRYEKQLQQIDGTLSTIEMQREALESANTNTAVLTTMKGAADSLKAAHQHMDVDQVHDMMDDIAEQQDVAREISDAISNPVAFGQDIDEEELEKELEELEQEQLDKELLGIESTDELPAVPATTVPAVPSVPARTRTSNDSNGNKKAKPEEDEDLKELEAWAS, encoded by the exons atgaGTTTCTTTACCAAAGTATTTGGTGGTAAAAAGGAGCCAGTTGCTCCTTCAACGGCCGAGGCAATTCAAAAATTACGTGAAACGGAGGATATGctaattaaaaaacaagacTTTCTTGAAAGTAAAATAGAACTTGAAATTCAaactgcaaaaaaaaatggaaccAAGAACAAGAGAG CGGCTATCCAAgctcttaaaagaaaaaaacgttatGAAAAGCAACTACAACAAATTGATGGTACTTTGTCGACGATTGAAATGCAAAGAGAAGCTCTAGAAAGTGCTAATACAAATACAGCAGTTCTTACTACTATGAAAGGGGCAGCAGATTCATTGAAAGCTGCTCATCAACACAT ggATGTTGACCAAGTTCATGATATGATGGATGATATTGCTGAACAACAAGATGTTGCTCGAGAAATTTCTGATGCAATATCTAATCCTGTAGCATTTGGTCAGGACATAGATGAAGAAGAACTTGAAAAAGAACTAGAAGAACTTGAACAGGAACAACTTGATAAAGAATTACTTGGTATCGAATCTACAGATGAGTTACCAGCAGTACCTGCTACGACTGTTCCAGCTGTTCCATCTGTTCCTGCAAGAACTCGTACAAGTAATGATTCAAATGGCAATAAAA AAGCTAAACCAGAGGAAGATgaagatttaaaagaattagaaGCATGGGCATCGTAA